In the genome of Mesosutterella faecium, the window CATTCCCGCCATGCTCGGCGCTTCGGCCGCGCTGTCCATTTCCGGCATCCCCTTCAAGGGGCCGATCGCCGGCTGCCGCGTCGCCTACATCAACGGCCAGTACGTCTGCAACCCGCACGTCTCCCAGATGCCCTCCTCGAAGCTCGATCTCGTCGTGGCCGGCACTGAGCGCGCCGTGCTGATGGTCGAGTCTCAGGCCGACCGCCTGCCCGAGGACGTGATGCTCGGCGCCGTCTCCTTCGGCCACCAGCAGATGCAGGTCGCGATCAATGCGATCAACGAGCTCGTCGAGGAAGCCGGCAAGCCCGCCTGGGACTGGCAGCCTCCCGCGAAGAACGAGGCTCTCATCGCCCGCATCCGCGAGCTCGCCTTCGACGGCCTGAAGGCCGCCTACGACATCCGCCAGAAGCAGCCCCGCTCGGAGAAGATCCGCGCGGTCTACGAGCTGGTGCACGAGACGCTCAGGAAGGACTGCGAGGCGAAGGGCGTGGAGCCCGACTTCGACCAGAACGAGGTCGACGGCATCCTCTTTGACATGGAAGCCCACCTCGTGCGCGACCGCATCCTGCGCGGCGAGCCGCGCATCGACGGCCGCGACACCCGCACGGTCCGCCCGATCGAGATCCGCATGGGCGTGCTGCCGCGCACCCACGGCTCGGCCCTGTTCACCCGCGGCGAGACGCAGTCGCTTGCCCTCACGACGCTCGGCACGAAGCAGGACGAGCAGATCGTCGACGGCCTGACCGCCGAGAGCCGCGAGCGCTTCATCTTCCACTACAACATGCCCCCGTTCGCCACCGGCGAAACCGGCCGCATCGGCTCGCCCAAGCGCCGCGAAATCGGCCACGGGAGGCTCGCCAAGCGCGCCCTCACCGCCGTGCTGCCCGACTACGACGACTTCCAGTACACGATCCGCGTGGTCTCGGAAATCTGCGAGTCCAACGGCTCCTCCTCCCAGGCCTCCGTCTGCGGCGGCTGCCTGTCGATGATCGACGCGGGCGTGCCCCTGAAGGGACTGGTCGCGGGCGTCGCGATGGGCCTCATCAAGGAAGGCAACAAGTTTGCGATTCTGACCGACATCCTGGGCGATGAGGATCACCTGGGCGACATGGACTTCAAGGTGGCCGGCACCGAGGACGGCGTGACCGCCCTGCAGATGGACATCAAGATCGACGGCATCACCGAGGACATCATGAAGCTCGCCCTCGCGCAGGCTCACGAAGGCCGCATGCACATCCTCGGCCTGATGAAGCAGGCCGTGGGCGACCAGAAGCGCGAGCTTTCCTCCTACGCGCCGCGCATGCTCGTGATTAAGATCAATCCCGAGAAGATCCGCGACGTGATCGGCAAGGGCGGCGCCACGATCCGCGGCCTCGTCGAGGAGACCGGCTGCAAGATCGACGTTGAGGAAGACGGCACGGTGACGATCGCCTCGGCCGACACCGAGAAGGCTCAGGAAGCCAAGCGCCGGATCGAAGAGATCACCGCCGAGGTGGCCGTGGGCCAGGTCTACGAGGGCACGGTCACCCGCATCCTCGACTTCGGCGCGATCGTGCAGCTGCTGCCCGGCAAGGACGGGCTGCTGCACATCTCGCAGATCGCCAACGTCCACGTCGACAAGGTGAGCGATTACCTGAAGGAAGGCCAGAAGGTCCGCGTGAAGGTGATCGAGGCCGACGAGAAGGGCCGCGTGCGCCTTTCGATCAAGGCCCTCATCAACGATGAGAAGCGGGCGGCCGCCGAAGGCAGCCCTGACATCCAGCAGGCCTGAGCGGCCGGCGCCTGAAAGGCGCTTCGGATGAGGCAGGAGGGGAACTGGCTTCCCCTCCTTTTTTTAGCTAAAATAGTAAATCTTTCTCATCGACGGGCAATGGACATGAAGGGTCGCTCTTCTCTGGTTGTCGGCAACTGGAAAATGAACGGCTCCCTCGCCCTGGCTGAAAACTGGGCGAAGGAGTTTGCGGCGCTTTGGCGGCAGGCTGCGCCTGCGGCTGAAGCGGGCCTGTGCGTGCCTTCGGTCTTTCTCGACCGGCTTGTGCGCAGCCTCAGGGCCGAAGGCCTCGAGGCGGTCGAGCCCGGCGCGGAGGACGTGAGCGTGCGCGAGGGCAGCGGCGCCTTCACCGGAGAGGTGAGCGCTTCGATGCTCAGGGACGCCGGCGCGAGGCTCTGCATCGTGGGGCACTCCGAGCGCAGGACGCTTTTCGGCGAAAGCAACGCCTCGGTGGTTCTCAAGGTGAAGGCTCTGGCCGCCCAGGGGATCCGCCCGATCGTCTGCGTGGGCGAGACCCGCGAAGAGCGCGAGGCGGGCCGGACCTCCGAGGTGATCCTCGCTCAGGTGAGGGCGGTGCTCGGGGGCTGCGGGATTGAGTCGCTTGCGGGCGGCGCCTTCGCCTATGAGCCTCTTTGGGCGATCGGCTCGGGGGCCGCGGCCTCGCTCGAGCAGATCGAGCCCGTGCACGCGGCGATCCGCGCAGCGCTTTGCGAGGCGGACGCCGGAGCCTCGGAGAAAGTGAGGGTTTTGTACGGCGGCAGCGTGAAGCCGGCCAATGCGGCGGCTATTCTCGCGCTGCCCCACGTCGACGGGGCGCTCGTGGGGGGCGCTTCGCTCAAGGCTGAAAGTTTTTATGGCATCTGCGCCTGCGGGCGCTGACAACCTTAGGTTTTAAGAGGAAAGACATGTCTCTTCTGATGAGCATTGGGCTGGCTGTCCAGGTGATCGCAGCCATTGCGCTGGTGATTCTCGTGCTGCTGCAGCACGGCAAGGGCGCGGATCTGGGCGCGGCCTTCGGCTCCGGCGCCTCCGGTTCTCTCTTTGGCGCAGCCGGCTCCGGCACGTTCCTGTCCAAGATGACCTGGATTGTCGCGACGATCTTCTTCCTCGCGACGATTGCGATTACGCTCGGTTCGGGCGCCTTCGCCCGCCACAACCAGCTCGAGCGCCAGGCCGAGGGCGGCGGCGTGCTGGGCACGGTCTCCTCGGTTCCCGCGGACGCCTCGTCTCCGGCCGCTAATCCTAGTAATATCCCTAACACCCCTTCACAAAATCAGATTCCGAGGTAAAATACATAACCTCTGACGCAGACATGCTTCTGCTTCAGGATCTTTAAGAATTCATGCGGTCGTGGCGAAATTGGTAGACGCACCACTTTGAGGGGGTGGCGGAGCAATCCATATGAGTTCGACTCTCATCGACCGCACCAGATTTCAAGCGTCAGCAGACGGTTGAAAGCGAGGGCCGGAAGCGCGAGCGACCGGTGCTTTAAAAGACAGGGGTGTCGCCAAGTTGGTTAAGGCATCGGATTCTGAATCCGATATTCGTAGGTTCGAGTCCTACCACCCCCGCCAGCTGATCTTCCTTCGTCTGCCGCCCGTTTGAAAATCGATTGAAAGCCTGCAGGTTGATCATCTGCAGGCTTTTGCTTTATGCGCGGTCCGGACGGCAGGGCCGGAAAAGGGCGCTCAGCGCGGCGCCCGCAGCCTCGCTAGTGCTTCGGGATCGACTCCGGGACAAGCCTGGCCGAGACCCAGAAGAGACCGGCGACAAACTGCCCGGAGAGTTTTTCCACGGTCCATTCGGGCGTCTCCGACGCATAGACTGCCAGAGGGCTTTCGCCGAAGGCCTGATCCAGGACGCAGTCCAGCCGCAGGACGGCAGAAGAAAAGAATTCGAGCCTCGCGGCCTTTTCGGCCCTGCAGCGCAGCTCCATCAGGCACGCGTCGCTGCCGTGCGGGCTGATGAGCTGCAGGTTTTCCGTGGAGACGTTCACTTCCGGCAGAGCTTCCCTGCCGAGGCCCGGGTGCTGCGAGAGGAAGTCCTGCAGCGCCTGCTCGTAAAAGGGACCTGAGCTGACGCTGAAGACCTCTCCCGGGGCGAGCTCGGAGGCGGGGCCGAAGCTCTGGCCGGCCGCGACGGCTGAGACTTCGAACACGCATTTTCGTCCGGGCTCGAGAAAGGGGCCGTCATAGAAGAAATACGGAAGCGCGCAGGTGAACACGGCCTGCCCGAATTTCAGGGCGGCGTCGCCTGAAACGCCGTTTTCGTCGGCATGCACGGCCAGGACCTCCGCTTCCGCCCGGGTCCCGGGCAGGGCTGGCGCTGTCGTGAAGAGCTCGAAGTTCTCCTCGCCCGCCCTGCGGCGCAGATAGAGCGGAAGGCCGGGAAGCCCGGACTCCCGGGGCGGGTATTCGAGAGCGGTGAACTCGGTTTTGTCCGCGCCCTGGGCGCGCCGCCCGCTGGGCTGCGCTTTCTCAAGCGCATCGGGCAGCACGGACAGCAGCGTGAGCCGGGCCCTGGCCGCAGCGGTGTCGTCGACGGCGGCCTCCGGCGAGACGAGCCAGCCGAAAGGCTCCGGAAGAGCGACGCCTCGGTCAAGCGAGCCGTACTTCTCGATATAGTCCTCGTCGGAGAGCGTCATGTGAGCGGCCTCATACGTTTCCATAGCCATGCCTCCTGTACGGTGAACGTCTGGAAAGCCGGGCTGATGCCCGCAGGCCCGGGGATGGAGTGCTGACAGAAAGGATGATAAAGAGAATTTTTTCCGAACAGCAAACCAAGCGGTCTGTTTTGCAGGGAAAAGTTAAGCGAGCGCTTTCTCTTCTCAGGCCGAGCTTCCTGTTTTTTCTCCGGAGAAGGGCGGCCCCGCGGGGAGGGGCTTTCAGTCCGGGGGCTCGCTGCGGGGGCGCTTCGGGCGCTTGAGGCCGCCTGCCGCGTGCGGGGCATCAGCCCCCGGTGATTTGTAGCTCATTTCGAGGCTTTCACCGGTTTGTCAAAATCGTCTGCTAACTTTTCTTCAAGTTTGGAAGACATCACTGGAGCAGCCGCAATGTCAGAGTTCGAGCACGAGGACCGCCGGAAGCAGATTGATTTCGAAGATGACGAGGATGATGAAGTGGACGAGGGGGAGGAGATCACCTGGTTTGACGACGACGATGAAGTCGAGGGCGCAGCGTCCTTTGCTTCCATCGGGTGAAAACCGGCACAACATTTCAATTTTCCTGCGAAGCGCACCGGTTCAGCCATCAGGAAAAGCCCTCTGGCTGCCGGGGGCTGCGCTGTGAGATCATATTCACGAAGGCAGAGAAACCACGAGGTCAGTAAACCCTCATCAAGCTGGTTTCCGCCACAAGGCCCGGCCAAGACGCTGCGAGCGTCGCACACTCCCGGGCCTTTTCATTTGCCCCGCTTTTTTAAGCGCCCGCCTGTCTTTAAGGCTCAGAGAATTTTTCACTCTGCTTTAGAAGTTCCTTCAGTTCTTCCGAAGTGGAGCTGACATGGAGCTTTTTGTTTGCGGAGGAACGGTGAGCCTCCACCGTGCGCTCGCTGATGCCAAAGCGCGCCGCGATTTGCCGGCTGGACAGCCCCTGCGCGACGAGCCTGATGACCTCCCGTTCGCGTTCGGTCAGCAGCGAGAGCCGGTGCATCGCTGAGGCGCTGTCGGTGACGACAGGGCTTTCCTCAAGGGATTTCCGCACCGCTTTCTCAATGGCGGCCAGCAGCCTCGCGCTGTCGACGGGCTTTTGCAGAAAATGCACGGCCCCCTCCTGTATCGCCTGCACCGCCATGTCGATGTCGCCGTGTCCCGAAAGGAAAACGACGGGCAGAGTGTTGTTGCGCCTGATCATCTCATGCTGGAGCTCGATGCCGCTGATGTCAGGCATCTGGACGTCCAGAATAAGGCAGCCCGGCACGGACGGGCTGTCGTTTCTGAGAAAGTCTTTGGCTGATTTGTAGCCCGCGCTTTTCCATCCGGCGCAGCCCAGCAGGAATGAGAGGCCTTTTCTGAGGTCCTGCTCGTCATCCACAATCCGGATCAGAGCTTTTTCCTGAATGGCCTTGAGTTCGTTCATGGGACTTGGTTCTCCTTTTCCTGCGGCTTTTGATCCCGGCAGGGAAGTTCGAAGCTTGCCTGAAGCCCGCCGGCGCTCCCGCGCTCGAAGACAAGCTTGCTGCCGTAGGCCTCGAGCAGCCCGCGGACGATGGACAGCCCGAATCCCAGCCCCCCGGCCTTCAGGCTGGGGCCTGAGGGTCCCAGTATTTTTTGGAAGTCCGCGTCAGTCAGAGACGGCCCGTTGTCGATGACAGTGACTCTCACGCAGTCCCCCTGTCTCCGGGTCTGGATCCGGATGGTCGGTTTCATGACGGTTTCTGCCGCCTCCCCTGCGTTTTTAAGCAGGTTGAACACCACGCACTCCATCTCCAGCGGATCGACTTTGATCCAGACGTCTGCTGCGGCCAGGTCTTTCTGAATCAACGGAGGGCGCTTTCGCGAGACCCGGTAATTTTCTATGGTCTGATTCAGGACGGAGGAGAAATGCACCCAGGCGCGCCGGCTGCCGCTTTTGGCTGTCCTTGCGTACTGCCGTGCATGCTCGACAATGTCGTTGGCCTTCTTCGTCTGCCGTTCGATTTCTTCAAGCGGCTCCTTCAGGTGGTCCTCTGGGCCGATCACTCCCTTGCCGAGCAGCAGCTTCAGGCCGTCCAGGTAAAAGGAGATGGTTGCAAGCGGCTGCTTCATTTCGTGGGCGAGCATTCCGGAGACCTGTCCGAGCGCTCCCATTTTTTGAAGAGCGGCAAGATGCTCGGAGGCTTCCCTCGCTTTTTCCTGCAGATCATTCTGCCTGGCCATCAGGGCCTGCAGCTGGCTGGTCCGGCGCCTGACGAGGTAGCCCGTCCGCCAGGAATGGAGAATCAGCCCCAGCAGCGACAGCAGCGCCAGCGCGAGCGCCGGCCAGTATTCATTCAGAAAGCGCGTCAGGGTCCAGTCCCGAAGATACCTGTACTTGCCAAGCCTCAGGCTCCTGTAAAGGCGGTCCACATGCAGATAGTCTGTGGCGACGCCCCAGGTGTTCCCATGCTCATCGGGGGGCATATTCATGATCGCCAGGGCGGCTGTCCGCGCCTCTTCGGGCGTCAGCCGGCCGGTTGCCGTGACAGTCCAGTCGGGATAGAGTTCGGTCGATCGAACGCAGGCTTCGCCTTTCTGCGTCTGAGAGTTGATGACGCGCAGCTTCGAGGCAAGCTCAGGGTGGCTTTTGGCCCATGTCTCAAAGTAGCAGAGCCGCGCAAAGGCTGCGTCAGTCTGCCCCGTAGCGACCGAGGCCAGGGCTTTCCCGAGGGCGGCTCCCCCGCCGACGAATTTCATTGATGAAAAGAAATTCTCCCAGTCGGCGTCTATTTTTGCGATTTCCCCCATGGGAACGTGAAATCCCGTGAATGCGACGGGCGTGTTCGCAATCAGGCTCTTTCCTTTGAGGTCTTTCAGGGTCCGCAGGGAGGAATCCCTGCGGACAAAAATGGCGGCACCTTCGCTGTGATTGGGATCCGGGTAGCTTTTCGTGACGAGAGTTCCCAGGACCCGGGTTCCGTGTTTCTGCTGGATCCGGAAGGACTGCCCGGCGCTCGTGATGAAGATGTCGATTTTGCCGTCATTGATCGCTTCGTCCAGCCGGTAAACGGGGATTTCGACCATTTGGACGTCGCGGTCGCGAAACCCTTTTCTCAGGCTCTCCACGGTGGACTCAATGATCGTTGCCTTTTCGGTCGGCCGGACGAAATCGACATTTCCGACGAAAAGAGGCTTTCCTGCGGCTTTGCAGGACGAAATTGAGAGCAGGTCCGCAAAGATGAGGAAAGCGCTGAAAATGATTTTTAACGATGTCCGTGTCGTCACTTTTTAGGCATTGTGAACTGGAACTTGTGGCACTGGCTGCAGACGAGCTTGTCGGCCTTGTGGCCCTGATGGCATTCACGGCAGTCCAGTTCTCCCAGGTGATTGTCGTGAACGTTGTTGGGCTTCATGTCCTTGGTGCGCTCCTTCAGCTTCGAGTAGTCGCCGTGGCAGCTCTGGCATTGCGCCGTCTTGACCTTTTTGGCGGGCGGATTTTCCTTGTGACAGCCGGAACACTGCACCCCGGCCTTGGCGTGCCGGTCTGCCAGGAAGGGGCCTTCGCCGGCGTAGGAAGGCAT includes:
- the pnp gene encoding polyribonucleotide nucleotidyltransferase, whose amino-acid sequence is MTMFNKVSKSFRFGDNDVTITTGEIARQASGAAVVQMGDTVVLATVVAKKEAKEGQDFFPLTVDYVEKAYAAGRFPGGFFKREGRPSEHETLTSRLIDRPIRPLFPDGFYNEVQVICTVVSADPEVDPDIPAMLGASAALSISGIPFKGPIAGCRVAYINGQYVCNPHVSQMPSSKLDLVVAGTERAVLMVESQADRLPEDVMLGAVSFGHQQMQVAINAINELVEEAGKPAWDWQPPAKNEALIARIRELAFDGLKAAYDIRQKQPRSEKIRAVYELVHETLRKDCEAKGVEPDFDQNEVDGILFDMEAHLVRDRILRGEPRIDGRDTRTVRPIEIRMGVLPRTHGSALFTRGETQSLALTTLGTKQDEQIVDGLTAESRERFIFHYNMPPFATGETGRIGSPKRREIGHGRLAKRALTAVLPDYDDFQYTIRVVSEICESNGSSSQASVCGGCLSMIDAGVPLKGLVAGVAMGLIKEGNKFAILTDILGDEDHLGDMDFKVAGTEDGVTALQMDIKIDGITEDIMKLALAQAHEGRMHILGLMKQAVGDQKRELSSYAPRMLVIKINPEKIRDVIGKGGATIRGLVEETGCKIDVEEDGTVTIASADTEKAQEAKRRIEEITAEVAVGQVYEGTVTRILDFGAIVQLLPGKDGLLHISQIANVHVDKVSDYLKEGQKVRVKVIEADEKGRVRLSIKALINDEKRAAAEGSPDIQQA
- the tpiA gene encoding triose-phosphate isomerase; the encoded protein is MDMKGRSSLVVGNWKMNGSLALAENWAKEFAALWRQAAPAAEAGLCVPSVFLDRLVRSLRAEGLEAVEPGAEDVSVREGSGAFTGEVSASMLRDAGARLCIVGHSERRTLFGESNASVVLKVKALAAQGIRPIVCVGETREEREAGRTSEVILAQVRAVLGGCGIESLAGGAFAYEPLWAIGSGAAASLEQIEPVHAAIRAALCEADAGASEKVRVLYGGSVKPANAAAILALPHVDGALVGGASLKAESFYGICACGR
- the secG gene encoding preprotein translocase subunit SecG; translation: MSLLMSIGLAVQVIAAIALVILVLLQHGKGADLGAAFGSGASGSLFGAAGSGTFLSKMTWIVATIFFLATIAITLGSGAFARHNQLERQAEGGGVLGTVSSVPADASSPAANPSNIPNTPSQNQIPR
- a CDS encoding response regulator transcription factor, with product MNELKAIQEKALIRIVDDEQDLRKGLSFLLGCAGWKSAGYKSAKDFLRNDSPSVPGCLILDVQMPDISGIELQHEMIRRNNTLPVVFLSGHGDIDMAVQAIQEGAVHFLQKPVDSARLLAAIEKAVRKSLEESPVVTDSASAMHRLSLLTEREREVIRLVAQGLSSRQIAARFGISERTVEAHRSSANKKLHVSSTSEELKELLKQSEKFSEP
- a CDS encoding sensor histidine kinase gives rise to the protein MTTRTSLKIIFSAFLIFADLLSISSCKAAGKPLFVGNVDFVRPTEKATIIESTVESLRKGFRDRDVQMVEIPVYRLDEAINDGKIDIFITSAGQSFRIQQKHGTRVLGTLVTKSYPDPNHSEGAAIFVRRDSSLRTLKDLKGKSLIANTPVAFTGFHVPMGEIAKIDADWENFFSSMKFVGGGAALGKALASVATGQTDAAFARLCYFETWAKSHPELASKLRVINSQTQKGEACVRSTELYPDWTVTATGRLTPEEARTAALAIMNMPPDEHGNTWGVATDYLHVDRLYRSLRLGKYRYLRDWTLTRFLNEYWPALALALLSLLGLILHSWRTGYLVRRRTSQLQALMARQNDLQEKAREASEHLAALQKMGALGQVSGMLAHEMKQPLATISFYLDGLKLLLGKGVIGPEDHLKEPLEEIERQTKKANDIVEHARQYARTAKSGSRRAWVHFSSVLNQTIENYRVSRKRPPLIQKDLAAADVWIKVDPLEMECVVFNLLKNAGEAAETVMKPTIRIQTRRQGDCVRVTVIDNGPSLTDADFQKILGPSGPSLKAGGLGFGLSIVRGLLEAYGSKLVFERGSAGGLQASFELPCRDQKPQEKENQVP
- a CDS encoding cytochrome c3 family protein: MISKISALALSAALALSLSMPSYAGEGPFLADRHAKAGVQCSGCHKENPPAKKVKTAQCQSCHGDYSKLKERTKDMKPNNVHDNHLGELDCRECHQGHKADKLVCSQCHKFQFTMPKK